TCGGCGGTTCGGCGGAAGAAGAAGCGGCTGCATTCATTAAAGAACACGTCACCAAGCCAGTCGTAAGCTACATCGCAGGCGTTACTGCCCCGAAAGGCAAACGAATGGGCCATGCAGGGGCAATCATCAGCGGCGGCAAAGGTACAGCCGATGAAAAATTCGCCGCCCTTGAAGCCGCAGGCGTAAAAACCGTTCGTAGCTTGGCGGAAATTGGTTCAGCTCTGAAAGCCGTATTAAATAAATAATTGCATCCATTTGCAAAAAATTAAGGGAAAGTGACCGCTTGTCACTTTCCCTTTTTTATTCTAACTCCATTATTTCTGACGCATTGCTGGGAACAGAATCACATCACGAATAGACGGAGCGTTAGCGAAAATCATCGCTAAGCGGTCAATTCCCAAGCCTTCGCCTGCCGTTGGTGGTAAGCCGTGTTCCAATGCTACCACGAAGTCGTCATCGTAGAACATTGCTTCATCATCGCCCGCTTCTTTTGCTTCCACTTGTGCTTGGAAACGTTCTGCTTGATCTTCGGCATCGTTCAATTCAGAAAAACCATTACCGATTTCACGACCGCCGATGAAGAGTTCGAAACGGTCAGTCACTTCTGGGTTTTCATCATTGCGGCGTGCAAGTGGTGAAATTTCTGCAGGGTGTGCCATTAAGAAAGTTGGTTGAATCAATTGATGTTCTGCCACTTCTTCAAAAATCGCATTGACCACTGAACCTAAGCCCCACGATTTTTGGATCTCAATGTGTAAACCTTTGGCAATTTCAACCGCTTTGTCGAAGTTGTCTAAATCTTCACGTTTGATACCGTTGCCATATTTCACGATCGCGTCGTGCATGGTGATACGTTCAAACGGCTTGCCGAAATCAAAGGTATATTCGCCGTATGGCACGTCCGTAGTACCAAGAATTTCCAAGGCTAAGCGACGTAACAACTCTTCCGTGTTATCCATTAAATCGTGGTAGTCCGCATAGGCTTGGTAGTATTCGATCATCGTAAATTCAGGATTGTGGCGAACGGAAACCCCTTCGTTACGGAAGTTTCGGTTCAATTCAAACACGCGTTCAAAACCACCAACCACAAGGCGTTTTAAGTAAAGTTCTGGGGCGATACGCAGGTACATATCGACATCTAATGCGTTGTGATGCGTGATAAATGGTTTTGCCGCTGCACCACCTGGGATCACTTGCAACATTGGCGTTTCCACTTCAATGAAGCCTTTTTCCAAGAAGAATTGACGAATGCCTGACACCACTTTTGAACGGATCATAAACGTACGGCGAGATTCTTCATTCGCAATCAAGTCTAAATAACGCTGACGGTAGCGAGTTTCTTGGTCAGTTAATCCTTTGTGCTTATCTGGCAATGGACGCAACGCTTTGGTAAGCAGTTCTAATTCGCTGGCACGCACGGTTAATTCGCCTGTTTTGGTTTTGAACAGTGTGCCTTTCACGCCCACGATGTCGCCTAAATCCAACATTCCAACCGTGTTTTCATATTCACCTTCTGGCAAATTATCACGAGCAATATAAAGCTGAATTTTACCGCTCACATCTTGAATGGTAATGAACGTTGCTTTCCCCATCGCACGACGTAACATAATCCGCCCAGCCACTACTGCAGGAATTTCTTCGGCTTTCAATGTTTCGCCGTCCATTTCACCATATTTTTTTTGCAGATCGTCCGCTAAATTTTCACGGCGGAAGGTATTTGGGAACGGATTTCCTCGCTCACGCAATTGGTTTAATTTCTCACGGCGAGCAAGCATTTCACCGTTGAGATCAAGTTCTTGATTTTCTTGTTCAGACATTTTATTACCTTAAAAATTTTTAAATGAATTCGGCTCACAAAGGGCGAGATTATAAGCGATTTTGAATGGTTTTGGTAGGAATGAAACAACATAAAACAAGTATGATAAAATAAATAATCTCTGTATTTCCATTATTAATCAACATAATCAAATGAAAGAATTTTACTCAAAAATTGCGAATTGCCGCATTAGATACCACGACTTTGCTGGCAATGGAGTGCCCTGCATTTTTATACATGGTTTAGGTTGTGCAAGTTCTTATGAATACCCTGATGTAGTCGTTAATCAAAATTTCACTCAAAGGGCAATACTCATTGATCGTGTTGGCAGTGGATTTAGCGAACGCCCACTTAACTTTAGCTATACAACAACAATGCACGCTAAAGTTATTATAGAGCTCATTGAACATTTATCATTAGATGAATTCTGGCTATATGGGCACAGTATGGGGGGAAGTATTGCAATTGAAGTTGCGACGATGAAACCTGACAATCTTTTAGGACTCATTGTGTCAGAGCCTAACTTTTATGAAGGCGGTGGTTTCTTCAGCAGAAAAATTATTGAATATGATGAATACACTTTTATTTCTACCATTTATAGCAAAATGCTTGAAGAAGAGAAAAGTCTTTGG
The nucleotide sequence above comes from Pasteurellaceae bacterium Orientalotternb1. Encoded proteins:
- a CDS encoding alpha/beta hydrolase codes for the protein MKEFYSKIANCRIRYHDFAGNGVPCIFIHGLGCASSYEYPDVVVNQNFTQRAILIDRVGSGFSERPLNFSYTTTMHAKVIIELIEHLSLDEFWLYGHSMGGSIAIEVATMKPDNLLGLIVSEPNFYEGGGFFSRKIIEYDEYTFISTIYSKMLEEEKSLWAGCLLSNAPWALWRSAKSLVEGVTPNWMSQFISLDIPKLLIFGEHSLPDDDFSNLSAQGIETMIVNNAGHSMSWENPASLANCISRFIKSNTK
- a CDS encoding lysine--tRNA ligase; its protein translation is MSEQENQELDLNGEMLARREKLNQLRERGNPFPNTFRRENLADDLQKKYGEMDGETLKAEEIPAVVAGRIMLRRAMGKATFITIQDVSGKIQLYIARDNLPEGEYENTVGMLDLGDIVGVKGTLFKTKTGELTVRASELELLTKALRPLPDKHKGLTDQETRYRQRYLDLIANEESRRTFMIRSKVVSGIRQFFLEKGFIEVETPMLQVIPGGAAAKPFITHHNALDVDMYLRIAPELYLKRLVVGGFERVFELNRNFRNEGVSVRHNPEFTMIEYYQAYADYHDLMDNTEELLRRLALEILGTTDVPYGEYTFDFGKPFERITMHDAIVKYGNGIKREDLDNFDKAVEIAKGLHIEIQKSWGLGSVVNAIFEEVAEHQLIQPTFLMAHPAEISPLARRNDENPEVTDRFELFIGGREIGNGFSELNDAEDQAERFQAQVEAKEAGDDEAMFYDDDFVVALEHGLPPTAGEGLGIDRLAMIFANAPSIRDVILFPAMRQK